From the Nodularia sp. NIES-3585 genome, one window contains:
- a CDS encoding PRC-barrel domain-containing protein, with protein MSTPSQVLKHSELLKRLVLDRETVEEVGRVSQLLLDSQAQRVLGLTCKSGWLGKQKTFAWKQIEAIGADSVLVKHQDDHTSEITESVNPVLGSEVWTDTGNKVGKILDLLFNVETGDVVKYMFSPNGWQGLMEGTYLLEPIMISSVGDKRVIVLEKAVKNPQKYTEGLGERISQATEFIQKDYEQTKQDFESVKPGFQKAVGQVKDGDQNVKDNISGEKTKLQSEQSELRPENGTLQDEV; from the coding sequence ATGTCTACACCATCTCAAGTTTTAAAGCACAGTGAATTGCTCAAACGTTTAGTGCTTGACCGTGAAACAGTCGAAGAAGTTGGTCGTGTGTCACAACTTTTACTAGATAGTCAGGCACAAAGAGTTTTGGGCTTAACCTGTAAATCAGGATGGCTAGGTAAGCAAAAAACCTTTGCCTGGAAACAAATTGAAGCAATTGGTGCGGATAGTGTTCTCGTAAAACATCAGGATGATCACACCTCAGAAATTACCGAATCAGTTAACCCGGTGCTGGGGAGTGAGGTGTGGACAGATACTGGTAACAAGGTGGGAAAAATCCTGGACTTGCTATTTAATGTGGAAACAGGAGATGTTGTTAAATATATGTTCTCTCCCAATGGTTGGCAGGGATTAATGGAAGGGACATATTTACTGGAGCCAATTATGATTTCCAGTGTAGGGGATAAGCGCGTTATTGTCTTAGAGAAAGCAGTGAAAAATCCCCAGAAATATACTGAGGGATTGGGTGAAAGAATCAGTCAAGCCACCGAATTTATTCAAAAAGACTATGAACAAACTAAACAGGATTTTGAGTCTGTAAAACCAGGATTCCAGAAAGCTGTTGGTCAGGTTAAAGACGGTGACCAGAATGTAAAAGACAATATTTCTGGGGAAAAGACCAAATTGCAGTCAGAACAATCGGAATTACGTCCCGAAAATGGTACTTTACAAGATGAAGTATAA
- a CDS encoding ATP-binding protein, translating into MKHQFMKWSFPGKWMIGGFGITLLLMGVVTFASFKNTTEIQQGADRVQQTYQTINTLTNFYAAMTAAESARRGYIFLGSSQDLKRHQNEIANMQSELKLLEEQIHPSLSQKQRFSQLNFLVNQRLALLAQSIELYHQDKTALQIQNDITERSVKLREEIWPVIAEIKAEEQSYLQSSLEQSHNSIYFRIWIEILGTILSLAVIFSLCMILNRQWVKREKIESLEVSLAQEKQFGELKMRLFAMISHEFRTPLSIILLSSQLLSETLKEVIDEPQVKNLYRIQSSAKLMNHLLTDILTLTRAEAGKLDYQPQLINVENFCLNLVEDLQLFGTTSHVIEFRNYGQCFRANIDEKLLYSILSNLLLNAIKYSFAGGHIYLILNSEAESLVFQVIDEGIGIPPEEQPKIYEPLYRCQNVENIVGIGLGLPVVKKCVERHQGEITMKSDVGVGTTFTVKIPHQNI; encoded by the coding sequence ATGAAACATCAATTTATGAAATGGTCTTTTCCTGGAAAATGGATGATTGGCGGGTTTGGTATCACCTTGTTGCTGATGGGTGTAGTTACCTTCGCTTCATTTAAGAACACAACTGAAATCCAACAGGGGGCGGATAGGGTACAACAGACTTATCAAACCATCAATACTTTGACTAATTTTTATGCAGCGATGACAGCAGCAGAATCAGCCCGGCGAGGGTATATATTTTTAGGAAGCAGTCAAGATTTAAAGCGACATCAAAATGAAATAGCAAATATGCAATCTGAACTCAAGCTGTTAGAGGAACAGATACATCCTAGTTTGAGTCAGAAACAGCGATTTTCACAGTTAAATTTCTTGGTAAATCAAAGATTAGCTCTTTTGGCACAATCAATAGAACTTTATCATCAAGATAAAACTGCACTACAAATACAAAATGATATTACGGAACGCAGCGTTAAACTCAGAGAAGAAATTTGGCCAGTCATAGCAGAGATTAAAGCTGAAGAACAAAGTTATCTGCAAAGTTCACTAGAGCAATCACATAATAGTATTTATTTCAGAATTTGGATAGAAATACTAGGGACAATTTTGAGTCTTGCCGTTATTTTTAGTTTATGTATGATCCTGAATCGTCAATGGGTAAAACGTGAGAAGATTGAATCTTTAGAAGTTTCGCTAGCTCAAGAGAAACAATTTGGCGAATTAAAAATGCGCTTATTTGCGATGATTTCTCATGAGTTTAGGACACCTTTGAGTATTATTTTGCTGTCATCGCAGTTGTTAAGTGAAACTCTCAAAGAAGTGATAGATGAGCCGCAGGTAAAAAATCTCTACCGGATTCAGTCTTCAGCTAAATTAATGAATCATTTATTAACGGATATCTTAACTTTAACCAGAGCAGAAGCGGGTAAACTAGATTATCAACCTCAATTAATTAATGTCGAAAATTTTTGTTTGAATTTGGTAGAAGATTTACAGCTTTTTGGTACAACATCCCATGTTATAGAATTCAGAAATTATGGGCAATGTTTCCGTGCCAATATAGATGAGAAGTTGCTGTACTCTATTTTGAGTAATTTGTTATTAAATGCCATTAAATATTCCTTTGCTGGTGGTCATATATATTTGATTTTAAATTCTGAAGCTGAATCTCTAGTTTTTCAGGTAATAGATGAAGGGATAGGTATTCCGCCAGAGGAACAGCCCAAAATTTATGAGCCTTTATACCGTTGTCAAAATGTAGAAAATATTGTGGGTATTGGTTTGGGTTTACCTGTTGTGAAAAAATGTGTGGAGCGACATCAAGGCGAAATTACTATGAAAAGTGATGTGGGTGTGGGAACAACTTTTACGGTGAAGATTCCGCATCAGAATATATAA
- a CDS encoding alpha-amylase family glycosyl hydrolase, with translation MYEQISHSLLNSILDDLKPEIRRQDLRHFYTRLGANFYAIHSLFFTLYGHRDDFELQMLRLVETMAKGYIERSSELERLDIQREQDHNWFLSQKWVGMALYSNGFAENLADLENKIGYFQELGINMVHIMPILMCPNGQSDGGYAISDFRQIDERVGDLEDIRQIAKEFRKRDILLILDIVLNHTSDEHEWAQKAKMGDRSFQDYYFIFENRETPDMFEQSMPEVFPETDPGNFTWDAEMEKWVMTVFHNYQWDLNYSNPKVFIEMLDIILFWANQGVDILRLDAVAFLWKKIGSSCQNERKAHLILQLMKDCCQVTAPGVLFIAEAIVAPVEVIKYFGEDAIAAKECEIAYNATLMALIWDGIATKNTKLIYQGIKSLPNKLERATWLNYVRCHDDIGLGFDDSDIRLAGYEPRAHRKFLVDYLSGQFDGSSSKGMVFMPNEATGDARICGSLASLVGLESALETADEGLIALAINRILLMHAIILSFGGIPLIYNGDAIAVLNDYSYIDDLSKSNDNRWVHRPKINWETADLRKKQGTVEYTVFNATKKMIAIRKEISAFADFNNRELVHLENEHLLCFVRFNHQRPSEKVLVIANFDANPQDLYLEPLRTIGFNIYSNFVDLYSGMKPEQCDSRITLQGYQFYWLTET, from the coding sequence ATGTACGAACAAATTTCTCACTCACTGTTAAATTCAATACTGGATGATTTAAAGCCGGAAATTCGTCGCCAAGATTTGCGGCATTTTTATACCCGTCTTGGGGCGAATTTTTACGCTATTCATTCGCTATTTTTTACGCTGTACGGACATCGTGATGATTTTGAACTGCAAATGTTACGGCTAGTTGAAACAATGGCCAAAGGCTATATTGAGCGCTCTTCAGAGTTAGAGCGGTTGGATATTCAACGTGAGCAAGACCATAATTGGTTTTTGTCGCAAAAATGGGTAGGGATGGCCCTTTATTCCAACGGTTTTGCCGAAAACCTTGCAGATTTAGAAAACAAAATCGGCTATTTTCAAGAGCTAGGCATCAATATGGTACATATTATGCCAATTTTGATGTGTCCTAATGGTCAAAGTGATGGGGGGTATGCCATCAGTGATTTTAGACAAATTGACGAGCGCGTTGGTGATTTAGAAGATATTCGCCAAATTGCTAAGGAGTTCAGAAAGCGTGATATTTTGCTAATTCTGGACATTGTGCTGAACCATACTTCTGACGAACATGAATGGGCGCAAAAGGCGAAGATGGGCGATCGCAGTTTTCAAGATTACTATTTTATTTTTGAAAACCGAGAAACCCCTGATATGTTTGAGCAAAGTATGCCAGAAGTTTTCCCAGAAACAGATCCGGGTAATTTTACTTGGGATGCTGAGATGGAAAAATGGGTGATGACGGTTTTCCATAATTACCAGTGGGATTTAAATTACAGTAATCCCAAAGTTTTTATTGAAATGCTCGACATTATTCTGTTTTGGGCAAATCAAGGTGTGGATATTCTCCGGCTGGATGCAGTTGCTTTTCTATGGAAAAAAATCGGTAGTTCTTGCCAAAACGAGCGCAAAGCACATTTAATTTTGCAGTTAATGAAAGATTGTTGTCAAGTGACTGCGCCTGGTGTGTTGTTTATCGCTGAGGCGATTGTTGCGCCTGTGGAAGTAATTAAGTATTTCGGCGAGGATGCGATCGCGGCCAAAGAATGTGAGATTGCTTATAATGCTACTCTCATGGCTTTAATATGGGATGGAATCGCCACTAAAAATACTAAGTTAATTTACCAAGGCATTAAAAGTTTGCCGAATAAATTAGAACGTGCCACTTGGCTAAACTATGTGCGTTGTCATGATGACATTGGTTTGGGTTTTGACGATAGTGATATTCGTTTAGCCGGTTATGAACCGAGAGCGCATAGAAAATTTTTAGTTGATTACTTAAGCGGTCAGTTTGATGGATCTTCATCTAAGGGCATGGTGTTCATGCCTAATGAAGCCACAGGAGATGCGCGTATTTGTGGTTCACTAGCTTCTTTGGTGGGATTAGAGTCGGCGCTGGAAACGGCTGATGAGGGTTTGATTGCCCTGGCAATTAACAGAATTTTATTAATGCACGCAATTATTCTATCCTTTGGCGGCATCCCTCTAATTTATAATGGCGATGCGATCGCTGTACTGAATGATTACAGCTATATTGATGACCTCAGCAAAAGTAATGATAATCGCTGGGTACACCGCCCTAAAATTAATTGGGAAACAGCCGATTTACGCAAAAAACAAGGCACGGTGGAATACACAGTATTTAATGCTACAAAAAAAATGATTGCCATCCGTAAAGAAATTTCTGCCTTTGCTGATTTCAATAACCGCGAATTGGTACACCTAGAGAATGAACACTTGCTATGTTTTGTTCGTTTCAATCATCAACGTCCATCAGAAAAAGTGCTGGTGATCGCCAACTTTGATGCAAATCCGCAAGACTTGTATTTGGAGCCACTTAGAACTATAGGCTTCAATATTTATAGTAATTTTGTTGATTTATATAGTGGTATGAAACCAGAGCAATGTGATAGTCGTATTACTTTACAAGGATATCAATTTTATTGGCTCACAGAGACATAA
- a CDS encoding lipopolysaccharide assembly protein LapA domain-containing protein codes for MQIFSIIAVLVALLAVVFAFQNAVTISVTFFDFNFEASLAIVLILTLGIGILIGLLVSIPSVIQRNLRISKYKGKIVELENESNEYLETITHQRQRIENLERHLNLKDNQ; via the coding sequence ATGCAGATATTTTCCATTATTGCCGTCTTGGTAGCTTTATTAGCTGTAGTGTTTGCGTTTCAAAATGCTGTTACCATCAGCGTTACTTTTTTCGATTTCAATTTTGAGGCTTCACTAGCGATTGTGCTAATCTTGACTCTGGGTATAGGCATTTTAATCGGCTTACTGGTGTCAATTCCTAGTGTAATTCAACGAAATCTGCGGATATCTAAATATAAGGGAAAAATTGTTGAACTAGAAAATGAATCGAATGAATATCTAGAGACAATCACCCATCAGCGACAAAGAATTGAAAACCTAGAAAGGCATCTAAATTTAAAGGATAATCAATAG
- a CDS encoding NAD(P)/FAD-dependent oxidoreductase gives MYKFDVVVVGAGPAGGHCARLLAKTGHKVLLVERFKDFSRNSFSSGGTPSETLQQFNLPESVVGSFWNRLVIVTSNQEGVWESETIQGSVLDFSKLRQFLADEVKNNGGEVWLGCRYMNHLQQGDEILITIKNNLLKAEVNITSQILVDATGPARSITCRPGKPQPEFLTGTGVEYLIEVNEEAYKRNLKTLTFLLGYKWMPKGYSWVFPMENNQLKVGAGVLNKNHKLVKDIKPLKHYIDLLINEYVKPDTYKVLDVHGETLRYSQGLQDIYSEGRVIAIGDTVSTVNFLGGEGIRHAMLSSEVASRYINEFFRAERKDFSGYQEEMHNIFLAKWTMSERLGIKKYIEDADILVDRVVSYLKPMKLEDIVDILFYYRFEKVSKGFWSYILRKLKSKFGSLLHWISLFLANKVDDSK, from the coding sequence ATGTATAAATTTGATGTCGTAGTTGTCGGTGCTGGCCCTGCTGGTGGTCATTGCGCTCGATTATTGGCAAAAACTGGTCATAAGGTTTTACTGGTAGAGAGATTTAAAGATTTTAGTCGAAATAGTTTTTCTAGTGGTGGAACTCCCTCAGAAACACTTCAGCAATTTAATCTGCCTGAAAGCGTTGTGGGAAGTTTCTGGAATCGGCTTGTGATTGTGACTTCTAATCAGGAAGGTGTTTGGGAGTCTGAGACAATTCAAGGAAGTGTTTTAGACTTTTCCAAGCTCCGGCAATTTCTGGCAGATGAAGTCAAGAATAATGGTGGGGAAGTTTGGCTGGGATGTCGCTATATGAATCACTTGCAGCAAGGTGATGAAATTTTAATCACTATTAAAAATAATCTTTTAAAGGCAGAGGTGAATATTACTTCACAAATTCTAGTTGATGCCACAGGGCCGGCTAGGTCTATTACTTGTCGCCCAGGAAAACCACAACCTGAATTCCTCACGGGAACTGGTGTGGAATACCTCATAGAAGTGAATGAGGAAGCATATAAACGCAATCTCAAAACATTAACTTTTTTACTGGGCTATAAATGGATGCCGAAAGGGTATTCATGGGTTTTTCCCATGGAGAACAATCAACTGAAAGTGGGAGCAGGAGTCCTGAATAAAAACCATAAATTAGTTAAAGATATTAAGCCTTTAAAGCACTATATTGACCTGTTAATCAACGAATATGTCAAGCCAGATACTTACAAAGTTCTGGATGTACATGGGGAAACACTGCGCTACAGCCAAGGTTTACAAGACATATATTCTGAAGGAAGAGTTATAGCGATTGGTGACACGGTTTCAACTGTGAATTTTTTGGGCGGTGAAGGTATCCGTCACGCTATGTTGAGTTCTGAAGTTGCTAGTAGATACATTAATGAGTTTTTCAGAGCAGAAAGAAAAGACTTTAGTGGCTATCAGGAAGAAATGCATAATATCTTTCTGGCAAAATGGACAATGTCTGAAAGGCTGGGAATCAAGAAATACATTGAGGATGCCGATATTTTGGTGGATAGGGTCGTTTCTTATCTCAAGCCTATGAAGCTGGAAGATATTGTTGATATTTTGTTTTACTATCGTTTTGAGAAGGTTTCAAAAGGTTTTTGGAGTTATATTTTGAGGAAGTTGAAGTCGAAATTTGGCTCTTTATTACACTGGATATCCCTTTTCTTGGCAAATAAAGTGGATGATTCAAAGTAG
- a CDS encoding response regulator transcription factor, giving the protein MRILVVEDDIQLAEVLTEALIRRQYVVDVAKDGEAAWNSAESMKYDLVLLDVTLPKLDGIRFCQRLRTAGTNHPAHRNCGAPVLMLTARDTVADKIAGLDAGADDYVAKPFDLEELMARIRALLRRGSSASTVSLSWEKLHLNSSTYEVIYNSSPLTLTPKEYAILELLVANGRRVLSRSSIIEQVWSVDDSPVEETVRSHIKCLRQKLRALGAPEDFIETVHGLGYRLK; this is encoded by the coding sequence ATGCGAATTCTTGTAGTTGAAGATGATATCCAACTAGCTGAAGTACTAACAGAAGCTTTAATTAGAAGGCAATATGTAGTAGATGTTGCCAAAGATGGTGAAGCAGCTTGGAACTCAGCAGAATCGATGAAGTATGACTTGGTGCTGCTGGATGTCACACTGCCAAAACTAGATGGTATCAGGTTTTGTCAACGCTTACGCACTGCTGGCACAAATCATCCCGCACATCGCAACTGCGGCGCGCCGGTGTTAATGTTAACTGCTCGTGATACTGTAGCTGACAAGATAGCTGGCTTGGATGCAGGAGCGGATGATTATGTGGCTAAACCATTTGATTTAGAAGAGTTAATGGCTCGGATACGGGCTTTACTCAGACGAGGTAGTTCTGCAAGTACAGTCAGTCTATCTTGGGAAAAATTGCACTTGAATTCCAGTACTTATGAGGTGATTTATAATAGTTCCCCTTTGACATTAACACCAAAAGAATACGCAATTTTAGAATTATTGGTTGCTAATGGCAGAAGGGTGTTGAGCCGTTCTAGCATTATTGAGCAGGTTTGGTCTGTGGACGATTCCCCTGTAGAGGAAACTGTCAGGTCTCATATTAAATGCCTCCGGCAAAAGCTAAGAGCTTTAGGTGCGCCAGAAGATTTTATTGAAACAGTTCATGGACTAGGCTATCGCCTCAAATAA
- the glpK gene encoding glycerol kinase GlpK, protein MQTFRSTTTSSYILALDLGTTGNRAFVFNVEGQIIGQAYKELTQYYPQPGWLEHDPEEIWRDTCWVMQTAIKNAQITPSEIAALGLTVQRETCLIWDKTTGKLLHSAIVWQDRRTSALCNQLQAQGYAEEIYDRTGLVIDAYFSATKLRWLLDYCTEVDQKNILAGTIDTWILWNLTGRKVHATDHSNASRTMLMNLTTGAWDQTLLELLQIPAEILPQIQPSVGKFGVTDATLLGTEIPITAILGDQQASLFGHGCDRPGLMKCTYGTGSFLVAHTGSNIVRSQRQLISTVAWTQAQHSHKLDMGYALEGSMFTSGACVQWLRDGIKLIKTAAETEVMANQVTDTNKVYFVPAFSGLGAPHWDMSARGAFFGITASVQPQHLVRAVLEAIAYQVLEVVQAINASSATPMQQLTVDGGACENNFLMQFQADILGIPVERPIMRDTTVQGAAFAAGLAVGFWHDYTALVSRRQIDRIFEPGEGKHQAQANFAMWQQAVKRTLAWEE, encoded by the coding sequence ATGCAGACATTCCGCAGCACAACAACATCAAGCTACATCTTAGCACTGGACTTAGGTACGACAGGTAACCGCGCTTTTGTCTTTAACGTAGAAGGCCAGATTATTGGGCAGGCGTACAAGGAACTGACTCAGTATTATCCTCAGCCGGGATGGTTAGAACACGACCCTGAAGAAATCTGGCGGGATACCTGCTGGGTGATGCAAACTGCGATTAAAAATGCTCAAATTACACCATCGGAAATTGCGGCTTTGGGACTAACTGTGCAGAGGGAAACTTGTCTAATTTGGGACAAAACTACTGGGAAACTATTACACTCAGCCATAGTATGGCAAGACCGCCGCACTTCTGCTCTTTGCAATCAGTTGCAAGCCCAAGGCTACGCTGAAGAAATTTACGATCGCACTGGCTTAGTTATTGATGCTTATTTCTCGGCTACTAAGTTGAGATGGCTATTAGACTATTGTACCGAGGTTGATCAGAAAAATATCTTAGCTGGCACAATTGATACTTGGATACTGTGGAATCTTACAGGGAGGAAAGTTCACGCCACTGACCACAGCAACGCCAGCCGCACAATGCTGATGAATTTGACTACTGGTGCATGGGATCAGACACTACTAGAATTATTACAGATTCCGGCTGAGATTCTGCCCCAGATTCAGCCCAGTGTAGGCAAATTTGGCGTTACTGATGCGACTTTGCTAGGTACTGAAATTCCGATCACTGCCATTTTGGGAGACCAGCAAGCGTCTCTATTTGGTCATGGATGCGATCGCCCCGGTTTAATGAAATGCACCTATGGTACTGGTAGCTTTTTAGTGGCTCACACTGGCTCGAATATTGTTCGTTCTCAGCGGCAACTAATTTCTACAGTGGCATGGACTCAAGCCCAACACAGCCATAAGTTAGATATGGGTTATGCCTTGGAAGGTAGTATGTTTACCAGTGGTGCTTGTGTTCAATGGTTACGTGATGGCATCAAATTAATTAAAACTGCTGCCGAAACTGAAGTCATGGCTAATCAGGTTACAGATACAAATAAAGTCTACTTTGTCCCGGCTTTTAGTGGACTAGGCGCACCCCATTGGGATATGAGCGCCAGAGGAGCCTTTTTTGGCATTACCGCCAGTGTACAACCGCAGCATTTAGTTCGTGCAGTTCTAGAAGCGATCGCCTACCAAGTTCTAGAAGTCGTCCAGGCAATCAATGCTTCTTCTGCGACTCCCATGCAGCAGTTAACTGTAGATGGTGGTGCTTGCGAGAACAACTTTCTCATGCAGTTTCAAGCAGATATCTTGGGAATTCCCGTAGAACGCCCGATCATGCGCGACACCACCGTACAAGGTGCCGCCTTTGCCGCAGGTTTAGCTGTGGGATTTTGGCATGACTATACAGCATTAGTTAGTCGGAGGCAAATAGACCGCATATTTGAACCAGGGGAAGGCAAGCATCAAGCGCAAGCCAACTTCGCCATGTGGCAACAAGCAGTTAAACGTACTTTAGCTTGGGAAGAGTAG